The DNA segment TGATGCTAAACGACAGATCGGAGTAGATGTAACCGAACTAATTATTGCTCAGTTGCTTTATTTGGAATTCGATAACGCCGAAAAACCAATCTATTTTTATATTAATTCGACTGGTACCAGCTGGTATTCCGGAGATGCTGTCGGTTTCGAAACGGAGGCTTTTGCCATCTGCGATACGCTCCGCTACGTAAAGCCTCCTGTTCATACGATATGTATCGGTCAGGCTATGGGGACAGCCGCTGTAATCTTGTCAGCAGGGACTAAAGGCCAAAGAGCCGCTTTACCTCACGCTTCCATTGTTTTGCACCAGCCACGCAGCGGCGCGCAGGGACAGGCAACGGATATTCAGATCAGAGCAAAGGAGGTTTTGCACAACAAGCAAGCGATGCTCGAAATCCTATCTAGGAATACAGGCCTTTCCGTGGATGTGCTGAGTAAAAACTCTGACCGTATGAGTTACCTCACCCCTCATGAAGCAGTGGAATTCGGCTTAATTGATCGGGTACTCAGCAGTCGCAAAGGTCTCCCTGACCCAACAGTTAACTGAACCGTTTTCGCTTTCAACAACTTTTGTCCTTCCTGACCAATGCCAATCGGTACTCCCAGCGTTCCCTACCGCCTTCCCGGCAGCCAAATGGAGCGCTGGGTTGATATTTATACTCGTCTCGGCGTTGAGCGCATTCTGTTCCTCGGCTCCGAGGTGAATGACGGAATCGCAAACAGCCTAGTAGCTCAGATGCTTTACCTTGACTCTGAAGATAGTGGCAAACCGATCTACCTATACATTAATTCACCAGGCGGTTCTGTGACAGCAGGTCTGGCGATTTACGACACGATCCAATATGTCAAAAGCGAAGTTGTCACCATCTGTGTGGGACTCGCGGCATCTATGGGTGCTTTCTTGCTTGCTGCTGGAGCGAAAGGCAAGCGCGTGGCCTTG comes from the Synechococcus sp. M16CYN genome and includes:
- a CDS encoding ATP-dependent Clp protease proteolytic subunit, with translation MTTSAPYYGDGAVMRTPPPDLPSLLLKERIVYLGLPLFSDDDAKRQIGVDVTELIIAQLLYLEFDNAEKPIYFYINSTGTSWYSGDAVGFETEAFAICDTLRYVKPPVHTICIGQAMGTAAVILSAGTKGQRAALPHASIVLHQPRSGAQGQATDIQIRAKEVLHNKQAMLEILSRNTGLSVDVLSKNSDRMSYLTPHEAVEFGLIDRVLSSRKGLPDPTVN
- a CDS encoding ATP-dependent Clp protease proteolytic subunit; this translates as MPIGTPSVPYRLPGSQMERWVDIYTRLGVERILFLGSEVNDGIANSLVAQMLYLDSEDSGKPIYLYINSPGGSVTAGLAIYDTIQYVKSEVVTICVGLAASMGAFLLAAGAKGKRVALPHSRIMIHQPLGGTSRRQASDIEIEAREILRMKDMLNHSLANMSGQTFEKIEKDTDRDYFLSAEEAKEYGIIDRVISHPNEA